The DNA sequence GAAGAAAACCTATGACCAGGCCCATCCCAAGGCGAAGAAATAGCTGTACTCGTTCGCCCTTACTTTGTCAAAGTCTACCATGTTGCCCGTCTGTATACCATGAACATTGCGACAATGAGTCAAACGCTGTTTTACCTGATCGAACAGCAACCCGATTCCCAAAAGGCGGTTGAGTACCTGCGCCAGCAAGTCGACCTCTACTACCAAAACCCGCAAAGAGGCACGTTTTACCGCGTTTTCACGGCCATGCCCCGCTTCGTGGGGAAGCGCCCCCTGGACATTCCGGCCGACATCGCGTTTGCGCTTCAGCGGCTCCGTCCGGGTTTCAGCGTTGAGGGCTGGACAATGGATCGACTGGCGCGTGTATGGTGGCTATTGCAGCTTCCCGCCGATGACCAAACCGACTACGTAGGAACCATCACCCAGCTTTTCAAAGCGGGGGAACTGAACGAGCTGGTGGCGCTGTATTCCGCATTACCTGTACTGGCGTTTTCCGAAGTCTGGCGCTTTCAGGCCACAGAGGGGATTCGAAATAACATCGCCGATGTTCAGTCGGCCATCATGCTGCACAACCCGTACCCCGCCGACTACTTCGATGAATCTGCCTGGAATCAACTGATTCTGAAAGCTTTTTTTACTGATAAGGACGTCACACAGATTATCGGGCTGAACGAACGGAAAAACGCTCACCTGGCCCGAACCCTGGCCGATTATGCCGCTGAACGGCGTGCCGCCGGTCGTAGCTTGCCACCTCACATTGAACTGCTGATGGAGGAAGAGGGCTAGAGGCAACTATAAATTAAAGGTGATTTGAATGGGCTGAGGGTGGCTGCTCGCCAGAGCGACACCCCAGGCGTCAATACAAAAAGCGCCGTAGGTGCGACCGATTCTTCAGTTGATCGGTCGCACCTACGGCGCTGCTTCGTCTCAATCCCCTGCGTACTGGCCGGGGAATACCCGGTGCTAACTCCGCTGCTCGGGAGTAGCTACGCAGGTCGACTCCTTTCGGGCCCTAGTACATGCGGTACACTAATCCAGCCGACAGTATCAGCGATGGACTGCTGTTCTTCAACAGATCGTAGTTGAAAAACACATTCTGGTACTGCGCCTGAATTTCGGCGCCCAGTTTTTGATCCCGCTGACCGAAAAATTTCAAGCCAACAGCCGGCGCAATGGCACCTTTGAAACCATTTTTCTGGTCGGCGAGGGGGCCAAAGTAGTTCGTATAATCAACGTAGGCACCACCACCGGCCACCTGCACATAAGGCCGGATAGCGGCTGAGTTCTGCGCAAAATAGTACGACGCCGATACCATGGCCGGTATAACCGATAGGGTACGGGTTTGCACTGCTGATATGGACTGATCGCCGAAGTCATATACCTGCCGACCTAACCGCTGCTGGTTATACTGGTAACCGGTCTTGATACCAATCGAGAAACGTTGCGGAAAGAGCCATTCTCCTTCGAGAGCCAGGTTAGCCGGCGATACCCGGTCAATGTATCCTTTCTGCCCGCCTAACGGCATGGATACCCCGTAGCGGGCAGCCAGACTAAAGGTAACGTAGCGGTCGAATGTCGAGGCAAAAACGTCGTTGGGTTCGTTTCTGTACTGTGCCTGCGCGGCCGTTGTGAGAGCCAGCAGGACGATTAATGCGGTAATCCGTTTCATGGTCGTTAGGGGGTAGCCCGTAAGTAAGGTGACTGACTGAACAAAGCCGTTACGGCCTGCTGGGCCGCTGGCGCATCGGTAACTTCGGAACCGCGAACGGTGGCGCTGTAGATTACCTGAAGCTGCTGCTGGTCAGGGTTCGTAGTGTTCGTTGGTCGGTTTTTCAGGTCGACAACCCGAATTTCCCAATACCGTTCGCTCACCTGGTAAGTGTAGTAGCTCGGAAACAGGAAAGGGTCGTAAAAGCCGCCCAGGCCACCGCCAAACCCACCCCCATACCAGTAGTTTGAATAATAGGAGCCGTAGGGATTCACGCCCACACCCGTATACCGGTTATTAACCCGGATCACGGCCACGCCCAGATCGGAGGCCTGCCCCTGGCTAACCCGCTGAAATCCACGGGCTGTCAGCTCATTGGCAACACTGGTTACGAACTGGCTCTCGGTGGTGTTCAGCGACGGTGTGAAGCTGGTATTTGACTCGATAACGACCGAGTCGGGCAGGCTGAAGGTCCGGTACTGCGAAAAGTTGACGCTTCGATCCCGATTCGTAATATACACCGCGCTGTCTTCCGGCTTTAAATCATCGATGGCATTTTCGCGGCAGGCCATCAGCCCTCCGCCAACCGTTAGCAGCAAAGCCGCGTAGGTTAGCCATCGTCCCGTTTGTTGTTTACGCATGTTCATGATGAGAATTTGTTGTCGTACTAACTATTAAACGGATAGACTTCTAAGAAGGTTGTATAAATAAGGGCGTAGAATGGGGAGAATTTGATTAGAATTTGCTTAAAAAATGATGCCGCTCAACGCCGTATCTTTGCCCGCGTTGTACTTTGGCCGGTAGTTGCCAGTTACCTTAAATGCACGATCAGTTATGAATTTCATGGATTCAATCCAGGGTATGTCGTTCTTCGACATGCACGTCCACATGATTTCCCGTACCACCGATGACTACCAGGCCATGGCCGATGCCGGTGTGGTAGCCGTTATCGAACCGGCTTTCTGGATGGGCCAGCCCCGCACCGGCGTCGACTCCTTCCGCGACTATTTTGCTACGTTGGTAGGCTGGGAGCGGTTCAGGGCGTCGCAGTTCGGTATCCGGCACTACTGCACCATCGGTTTGAATTCGAAAGAAGCGAACCAGGAGGCCCTGGCGGAGCAGGTTATGGAAATCCTGCCGCTATTCATCTATAAAGAAGGGGTTGTTGGTATTGGGGAAATCGGCTTCGACGACCAGACCCCGGCCGAAGAGAAATACTACCGGGCCCAGCTTGATCTGGCAAAAGAAGCAGGCCTGCCTGTGCAGATTCACACGCCCCACCGCGATAAAAAACAGGGTACCAGCCGTAGTATGGACATTGCCATTGAGCACGGAGTGGCGCCGGGTATGGTCATCGTCGATCATAACAACGAAGAAACGGTGCGCGAGGTGCTGGATCGGGGCTTCTGGGCCGGGTTCACCATTTACCCATTTACAAAAATGGGGAATGAGCGAATGGTCGAGATCGTGAAGCAATACGGTCCCGAGCGGATCATGATTAACTCGGCCGCCGATTGGGGCGTTAGTGATCCGCTGGCAGTGCCCAAAACGGCTGCGTTGATGAAGCAGCGTGGTATTTCGGATGAAGCCATCCGGCTCGTTACGTTCGAAAACGCAGTGACCGCTTTTGCCCAGAGTGGCCAGCTTCGTTTAGATGAGATCATAGAACCCATCCAGATCGATCAAAGCCAGCGATTCAATGGCAGCTCAGTACTCCGCGGAGGACAGGCACCACGGGTCGACAAGGAATCGACGATTATTAAATAAAGGGCGAAAAACGCAGGGACAAGGGGTGACGGGCGAAAACGGGTTGTGTCTTTTTTCACCCGTCACCCGGGGCGTATTTCCGTTCCGTTATCTCTGGGCTGTTTTAGTTATCGCTCGTTCACTCTTTCGTTATGATTAAAGCACTGCTTTCCCTTACCCGACCGGCTAACCTCGTTACGGCCATTGCCGATGTGCTGGCCGGAATTGCTATTTCGGGGTATTTTCAGAACCCGTCTCCGTTGGCCGCTCCGGTAGGCTGGCTATCTCTGGCTACGGTGGGGTTGTATGGGGGCGGTGTTGTCTTTAACGACGTATTCGATGCTGAACTGGATGCCGTTGAGCGCCCTGAGCGGCCTATTCCGAGTGGTATTATCAGTAAAGGTACTGCTGCTGGCCTAGGTAGTGTTCTGCTCGCTATTGGTGTGGGAGCGTCGTTTCTGGTTAATTCAACGGCGGGGTTGCTGGCCATCGGTATAGCCCTGGCATCGCTGATTTACGATAAATTCGGGAAGCATAGTAACCTGCTGGGTCCGCTGAACATGGGCCTCTGTCGGGGGTTAAATCTATTGCTCGGCGTTAGTATTCTGCCCGAACAGGTAATGCCCTGGGCGTGGGTGGGGCTGGTGCCCATCATCTATATTGCGGCCATAACGATGATTAGCCGGGGTGAGGTGCACGGCGGTAGTTCGACGACACTACGGGCCGCAGGCCTGCTCTACGCGCTCGTTATTGGCTGCGTGGCGGCACTGGCGCAGCGAAAACAGCAACTGGGTACCGCGCTGCCCTTCCTGCTGCTTTTCGGCTACTATATATTTCCACCCCTGTGGCGGGCAGTTCGCGAGCCGGTAGGTCGTAATATTGGGCTGGCCGTGCGGGCGGGCGTACTCTCGCTCATCGTCATGAACGCAGCCTGGGTAGCGGCTTTTGCTTCGTTCCCGCTGGCTATTCTGGTGTTCTGCCTATTGCCTTTGTCGCGACTGCTGGCCAAAGTCTTTGCCGTAACGTAGCGCGGCCTGAAGTCAGCCGATCATAAAAAATCCCTCTTGACATAAGGCCATGCATGAACAGCCTTGCGTCGAGAGGGATTTTTATAGGCTTAAATGCCTGGCCTAAACTGACATCAAACAGTGCTGTCGGATGGCATGACCGCACTGCGCACAAGTTATGCGTTGG is a window from the Spirosoma rigui genome containing:
- the eboC gene encoding UbiA-like protein EboC (EboC, a homolog the polyprenyltransferase UbiA, belongs to system of proteins involved in the trafficking of precursor metabolites to an extracytoplasmic compartment so that the biosynthesis of certain natural products, such as scytonemin, can be completed.) — its product is MIKALLSLTRPANLVTAIADVLAGIAISGYFQNPSPLAAPVGWLSLATVGLYGGGVVFNDVFDAELDAVERPERPIPSGIISKGTAAGLGSVLLAIGVGASFLVNSTAGLLAIGIALASLIYDKFGKHSNLLGPLNMGLCRGLNLLLGVSILPEQVMPWAWVGLVPIIYIAAITMISRGEVHGGSSTTLRAAGLLYALVIGCVAALAQRKQQLGTALPFLLLFGYYIFPPLWRAVREPVGRNIGLAVRAGVLSLIVMNAAWVAAFASFPLAILVFCLLPLSRLLAKVFAVT
- a CDS encoding DUF4136 domain-containing protein — protein: MNMRKQQTGRWLTYAALLLTVGGGLMACRENAIDDLKPEDSAVYITNRDRSVNFSQYRTFSLPDSVVIESNTSFTPSLNTTESQFVTSVANELTARGFQRVSQGQASDLGVAVIRVNNRYTGVGVNPYGSYYSNYWYGGGFGGGLGGFYDPFLFPSYYTYQVSERYWEIRVVDLKNRPTNTTNPDQQQLQVIYSATVRGSEVTDAPAAQQAVTALFSQSPYLRATP
- a CDS encoding porin family protein codes for the protein MKRITALIVLLALTTAAQAQYRNEPNDVFASTFDRYVTFSLAARYGVSMPLGGQKGYIDRVSPANLALEGEWLFPQRFSIGIKTGYQYNQQRLGRQVYDFGDQSISAVQTRTLSVIPAMVSASYYFAQNSAAIRPYVQVAGGGAYVDYTNYFGPLADQKNGFKGAIAPAVGLKFFGQRDQKLGAEIQAQYQNVFFNYDLLKNSSPSLILSAGLVYRMY
- a CDS encoding EboA domain-containing protein, giving the protein MNIATMSQTLFYLIEQQPDSQKAVEYLRQQVDLYYQNPQRGTFYRVFTAMPRFVGKRPLDIPADIAFALQRLRPGFSVEGWTMDRLARVWWLLQLPADDQTDYVGTITQLFKAGELNELVALYSALPVLAFSEVWRFQATEGIRNNIADVQSAIMLHNPYPADYFDESAWNQLILKAFFTDKDVTQIIGLNERKNAHLARTLADYAAERRAAGRSLPPHIELLMEEEG
- a CDS encoding TatD family hydrolase, with protein sequence MNFMDSIQGMSFFDMHVHMISRTTDDYQAMADAGVVAVIEPAFWMGQPRTGVDSFRDYFATLVGWERFRASQFGIRHYCTIGLNSKEANQEALAEQVMEILPLFIYKEGVVGIGEIGFDDQTPAEEKYYRAQLDLAKEAGLPVQIHTPHRDKKQGTSRSMDIAIEHGVAPGMVIVDHNNEETVREVLDRGFWAGFTIYPFTKMGNERMVEIVKQYGPERIMINSAADWGVSDPLAVPKTAALMKQRGISDEAIRLVTFENAVTAFAQSGQLRLDEIIEPIQIDQSQRFNGSSVLRGGQAPRVDKESTIIK